GTTGGTGGTTTTAAAGGTGATAACAGAGATATACAAATTGCTGGTTTCATGATACGGTCTCGTTTGATTGAAGTATCTATTTGAATGGTTACTAAAATATGTTGTGTTTGACAGATATAGGTAGATTGTATGATTTGTAATCGATATTGATTAAGTTTGTTTGTAATATGGTTTTAGTGAATTGAAGACTATAGTGATACAAAGCATGTTGGGTATTCTGTACATGGAGTAGGAATTAATGGTATTGTTAGCGGGCATTTTTGTGATTAGGTTTGTCTATATCTTGCCAGGTCATTTAGTGATCGATCAGTTTGTTCAAAAGTTGGGAGGCTACGACaatattgattgaatttataGCGGAAAATGGATGACAATTAAAGGTTACGTGACGCTTTTTGCTTTTTAGGGGAGGTGCAGTGTGGTGCATGTGTTGTAGTGGGTTTGGTCCATGAAAATGTAGTTCGAGTTGTTTGGGTAGATAGAGGTTTGTGCTCTTAAGTCTTTTTTGTATAGAGCTAGAGTTGTCTAAGTTTTGATATAAATTTGGGTTTGGAGGAGTAATATAATTAGTCACGTTTATATTCAGTTTTTGAAGAGGTGTGTTGAAGGTTTTGTTGTGATATTGGTTTGAATTCTGTCATGGAGTGgttaattttatattttacaaTTGTTTTTGGTATAGACGGGTATGAATTGATGTTCTGTTCTGAATGAATTGCGATTTGTTGCACATGGATGCTGTAAATGGTTGTGTTTTCATGGGGgcatttgttgattttaaagTTGTATGTATGGTACAGAAATCTGAGATTttcattgaaatcaatgGATCGAGAAAGAGTTCCAAGATAGTGCAGAGCAATGGCCCTTGTGATTGTTAGAACGGAAGAAGGGTGGTCGCAATCTGTCAAGCTTGTTAAAGTGTTTTACAGTGTGTGGAAGACAAAGTAGATTGAGTAAGCATATATGCTTGTTTAAGAGATAAACTTAATTCGATCAGTTTAGTCAAGCTTATAGATTATATTGATGTACGAACCCTTGTTCCATCATTAATCTATATAGGTTATTTAATTTGCATAAGTACGAACAACGGAATCAGAATATTCCCCAAATGCAGCTCACAGCTTTAGGTCATACAATCCAGTTTGCTAATGAGCAAATCGAAAATCCAATCTTCTAGCACCCTCAACTTTGCTATTCTTACGATAGTCATCCTTTTCCTCCTCAGACATTGCATTCCATATCTTATCTCTTCGTTTGTTCTTGAACACATAGTACGCTTTAGTCAACATTATTATAGGTATCGTGGCCATTTCAACAAAGAACAACTGCATGTTTCCTCTTTTATACAATGGCAAATCATCTTTCCGGTATACATTTTGGCCAATGATGCTACTCAACTGAACCGACATGTTGTACAAAGCAGAACTAATCGATCTTGTTCTTACTCCATTGGAATTTCTTGAGACCCATGCAACTAAAATAGCATGAATATATGGCTGCCCAGAATATAAAGTGTTGAGAACGTAGGTAGGCCACACTTGCTTGCCTGATCCGGGCCACCATCTAATTACAGCCATTATTGTGGCCGAATAAATCGGAGCTATAAGACAGACACCGGATCTTTCGTTGATAAATTCTGAGAGCCAGGTAATTAATAGCAAAAAGCCAATATGCAACACCTTAGGTGGAATCATCAACAAGTTTGTGTCAAAAGTGGAAAACCCCATTTGACGGTTCAATAGAGCGAAATAAGACCCAAACGTAGAAGATCCAATGAAGTTAATTAGTCCAATTGCCATAAGCGGGAAGATGTCGACGTCACGGAAACTCTTGATGATCTGTTTGATGGTCAATCCTTGTCTGTTGTGCATGGATCCCTTTGTAGGATCATCTCTCAATATTCTGTTGACAACAATTTTCACTTCACGGTCAGTGAACCAGCCCTTGGGATGCATCCAATTTTTCGTCTGCACAGCTGAGGGGACCATCAAGTAGAAGGAAAATATACCAATTAGTAACGTAAAGGCACCTTCAAGCAAAAATAACCATCTCCAACCCGCCATGCCAGCAAGACCCCTCATTCTCAAAATACCGAAGGCTgctaaagaattgaatatatCCACCAATGACAAAGTTGTCCAAAACCAGGATAATCTAACTGGCAACTCTTTCCCCGTGAAAAAGTAGCTCAACCATAACACCAAGTCTGCGATGAAACCTCCTTCTATTGCCCCAATCAATAACCTTGTGACAAAAAATGATGCTTTGCCTGACAAGGCAGCTTGGCACATGGCAACGATACTCCAAGCACAAATCTGAATGGGAATGAAAATGTCTGGACCTAAAGCCTTTGAGATCAACTGGGAAGGGATTTCTGCCAACAAGAATGCAACTCTGAAAATAGTGTTGCCAGCGTTGTAATCGTTTGTTGTCAAACCTAAGTCGTCCAAAAAGTTGTCGCTTGTTGCGTTACTCAAGTTACCTCTATCGACTTGAAGGGCAATAAACATAAAGCAAGCTGTCAAAGCAACACGGTAATTCAATTTGCCAATTAGTTTTTTCTCCTCTTTTTCATCCCACTCAAAAAAGGGATCAAATGCAGAGTAGCTTTCATAGTTGGAGGTTCGATACATTGTGTCATAATACTCGGCGACCTTGGGATCTAAAAATGGATTTTTTGCTAATTGGTCACTTTCAAGAGATGATAATTCGTTATCGGAAGAAACTTGGATCTCGATGTTTTCTTTGGAATTCTTTTCGTCGATCACTTGTTGactttgatttgttttgttatGATCGTCTGTTTCAGAGTCTGGGGTATGCTTAGAACTATTGTCATAGCCATACTTGGTAGGTAAATCTCTCTTGTCTGACATGGTCTCTGTTGATCTGTTAATATGACCCAGACATGTTATAATTATCAGTAAACGTCATCTCTTTTATACCTAGACATTTcttatcaatatcaatggTACCGGATCCacattttcaacaaatatttcttgGAAGTGTAACTATTGAGCTCCATGTTGTTTGAACCAGTAAAGAATTACAGCATTTTGTTTAGTATCACTGATGCCACATATTATGATTTCGACAAAAGTATACAATATGGCAACATAGAAGGCCAAGCATTTTATTCCAACTTCAAGGGTATTTTGGTATCTTGTTCAGTGGTGATGATtagacaagaaaaaaaaaaactggtAAAAATCCCAATTCTTTCGAACCGCTGTGGCATTCTAGTGAAACTTCCccaccaagaaaaattgaagtGGTTATggaatttttcttcaatcaaTAGGGTTTTAAATGGCGTAGGATTCTGatacaacaaaaatatattgcGAATATCTATTGTTACAATTATGTAATtagcttcttcttcttctataaAGTGCTGTGGCGTATACACCTAATGGGAAAATCTAAAATCTAACCTCTTGGCGCCTTCATCTTTGGTGGTTTTTCTGTAAGCATCCTTTTCTTCCTCAGTCATGGCCTTCCACACCTTATTTCTTCTCTTGTTTTGCCAAACATAGTAGCCCTTGGCTAAGAGCAAAACAGGGATTAAAGTCAAAGTtataaaaaacaattgcATATTACCACGTTTGTATAAAGGCAAATCATCCTTTCTGTAAATGTTGGAGGCGATAATGGAACCCAATTGAACAAACATATTGTACACTGCCGATGATATTGATCTGGTTCTGACATGGTTTGAGTTTCTCGATACCCAAGAAACACAAATTGCGTGGATGTAAGGCTGCCCAACGTATAATGTGTTTAAAACATAAGTTGCCCAAATGTTTTTACCAGCACCTGGCCACCATCTTATAATAGCTATGAGTGGGAGAGCATAAAATGGTGCAATTAAAGCAACAAATGCCCTATCATTCACCTTTTCTGAAAACCAGGTAATCGCTAACAATAGTATAATATGCAAAACAGCTTGCGGGATGGTTAATAAGTTAGTGTTAAAAGTCGAGAATCCCAATTGCTTATTCATCAATGTAAAGTAGGCACCGAAGGTACTAGTACCGATGTAAgcaacaacaccaatagCATAAATGGGCCAAAGATTGTAATCAGTTAAACTGTTCCAAAGTGCTTTAGGAGTGATTCCCTGTCTATTGTGCATGGATCCTTTTGTAGGGTCATCTCTCAAAATCCTGTTGACGACAATCTTCTCTTCACGGTCAGTAAACCAACCTTTGGGGTGCATCcagttttttgtttgcaCTGCTGATGGGACCATTAAATAGAATGCGGCAATACCAATTATAAGTGTAATTATACCTTCAAGTAAAAAGAGCCATCTCCACCCCTCTAATCCAGCCACACCTCTCATCCTTAAAATACCGAACGCTAACAATGAGGTACCAATTTGCACCAAGGATAAAGTGGTCCAGAACCATGATAATCTCACTGGTAACTCTTTACTTGTAAAGAAATAACTCAACCATAACACCAAGTCAGCGATGAACCCACCTTCTAAAATACCAATGAGAGCTCTAGTTACAAAAAATGATGTTTTTCCTTTTAAAGCTGCTTGGCACATAGCAACTATTGACCACGCACACATTTGGATTGGAATAAAGATATCTGGACCTAATgcttttgaaattaattgagAAGGAAGCTCAGCAACCAAGAAACAAACGTAAAAAATAGTATTTCCCGTGTTGTAGTCATTTGTTGTCATACCCAAATCTTTCAATAAGTTATCACTGACTGCTTGTTGGAGATTCCCCCTATCAACTTGTAGCCCCACAAAAAGAATACATGCTGTCAATGCTACTCGGAGGTTGATCTTTTTAATCACTTTATTTTCTTCCTCTTTGCTCCAGGTGAATTGTGGATCGAAAGCACGATAACTTTCGTAATTTGAATCTTCGTATAAATCACGGTAATATTCCTCAACTTTGGGATCTAAAAACGGGTTCTTTGAAATCTCATCTGACTCtaaagatgaatttgattcagTGTATGTGATTATTTTATtgtcttgtttttttaagGAGCTTGAAGTGTTGTTGGAAGCAATTGAGTTTGCACCCAGGTTGGCTATGTCTTTTTCTGTCACAGGCATTGTGTAGTAAAGGGTTGTTGGAGCAAGTTTTCTTGGATGttaaaagaaattcttGGTATTATAACCTTGGCATCTGGACTCCTTTTATAGAAGGGTTGGTCTATTTTGtcagaaattgatttatggACGAGATAAGACTAAAATATGATTCTTCTAAAATCACATAATTAATTAGCAATATCActtattataaaaaaactGTGGTGGCTGTCAATGATGTGATTGCAAATTTTTGTTACACAAAACTGGCACCACTATTATCCAAGCCTTCCGGTGAACGACTTCTAGAGTTCTGCATTATGAGAATAGGAATTGTAATTATATAGGTATTTTCTATGTTGTCTACTTGGCATCGTTGATGCAGCAAAATTATCGAGTAAAAGAATTGCTGCAATTAATTGGATTATAATATGACGAGATTCGAAGCACATTTCTAGATTTGTGTGACAATTCATTTAGCAGAACTCGCATTATCATAACAGCCACAGTAGTtccaatttaattaaagatctataaatttaaaaaaaatctgGTATTCACAATGGAACGGTTATCactttcattaatttcttttttagtaataataattacaAATGGGGGCAATTACGTGATTTGAATTGGGGTGACTGAAATTAAAGGTGGCGACTTACGGCATTCTGGGATTtcattgttattgatttgaaactGCGGCGGAGTTGGATGTccttctttattattataaagcTCAATGAAATGCAATATGTAAAACTTGTAGACTATATTCCATATACTTGTCTAGCAAAACCAATTTATTGCAAAAATTGGGTGATCATAttgttgctttttttttcttgcaATTTTCTTGCAAATATTACgcaaaattaaattagaaattcttcaatttataTTGCAGTGCTGCCATTCTGTAATGAGcaataaatgaattatcaaTCCACTATTGTTTTTCTTAATAAGTGACGAAGAGCAGGATCTCTACAGACTAACATATAATACATAGAAGTTATTAGGCGAACATGCTCAAAGCTCTTATGTTTTAAGCTTAAGCCAACAAATAAGGCCAAGAAGTTAGATCAAAGTTTTCCCCGAAAACtaccaaaaataatataattttgGCTTTCTACAGTGTTTTAAGCTCTATGGTTTATATagaataaaagaaaatcataTAAAGATGCATTATTTCTTGACAACCTTCTGTTCACCTcacaaaaattattatagtCACTCCACACCTACAGTGTGGATCCATTTATGATTATTAAAATACAAGAAAATCGTACTTGGGAGTGGAATTACTATCCCACAAAAGAATGAATACTCATTGGCCACCTGTAGGAAAAACTCCGTTCTTATTATGTTTAtagattgaaaaaaaaacttcgACTACACATATTTATACTCTTCCTAACTCACAAACCAGCTCCAATAAAATCACGTACTAATTCAGCTACCCCAAGAGCATTGTTCCAAGCAGAAAACAAGAGGGGTGGACCTCCAATTCTCACATTCCCTTCTCTATTGAACCAAACTCTACCACCGTACTTTTGTTGGGAGCTGGCGATCAAtttgtcttttttattGGCATATGGGGGATATCTTGATTTGAGTACCCAATCATTCCACAAATGTTGTTCGAGAACGGTCCTCTCATGTGTGAAAGCTCTGTATGAGAACTCTCCATGATAGGCACCGTTTCCCGAAGTTCCAACACCACCAAACGGAGCATTGTGCAAAGCAATATGCATCAAAACGTCATTGATAACCAATCCCCCAGATCTAACCAAAGTGGTAATAGTGTTAATTTGGGAATTATACTGTCTAGATGTAGGTCCACTTGTAAAGATATATTGTGCCAAGGGAGTATCGTGGTTAGCAATAATTTCACGACAGGATTTTTCAAGATCAGTGTAGGTTAAAATTGGTAAAATTGGACCGAAAATCTCGTCTTTCATAG
The Candida albicans SC5314 chromosome 7, complete sequence genome window above contains:
- a CDS encoding uncharacterized protein (Putative allantoate permease; Gcn4-regulated; Spider biofilm induced); the protein is MSDKRDLPTKYGYDNSSKHTPDSETDDHNKTNQSQQVIDEKNSKENIEIQVSSDNELSSLESDQLAKNPFLDPKVAEYYDTMYRTSNYESYSAFDPFFEWDEKEEKKLIGKLNYRVALTACFMFIALQVDRGNLSNATSDNFLDDLGLTTNDYNAGNTIFRVAFLLAEIPSQLISKALGPDIFIPIQICAWSIVAMCQAALSGKASFFVTRLLIGAIEGGFIADLVLWLSYFFTGKELPVRLSWFWTTLSLVDIFNSLAAFGILRMRGLAGMAGWRWLFLLEGAFTLLIGIFSFYLMVPSAVQTKNWMHPKGWFTDREVKIVVNRILRDDPTKGSMHNRQGLTIKQIIKSFRDVDIFPLMAIGLINFIGSSTFGSYFALLNRQMGFSTFDTNLLMIPPKVLHIGFLLLITWLSEFINERSGVCLIAPIYSATIMAVIRWWPGSGKQVWPTYVLNTLYSGQPYIHAILVAWVSRNSNGVRTRSISSALYNMSVQLSSIIGQNVYRKDDLPLYKRGNMQLFFVEMATIPIIMLTKAYYVFKNKRRDKIWNAMSEEEKDDYRKNSKVEGARRLDFRFAH
- a CDS encoding uncharacterized protein (Putative allantoate permease; fungal-specific (no human or murine homolog)); the encoded protein is MPVTEKDIANSGANSIASNNTSSSLKKQDNKIITYTESNSSLESDEISKNPFLDPKVEEYYRDLYEDSNYESYRAFDPQFTWSKEEENKVIKKINLRVALTACILFVGLQVDRGNLQQAVSDNLLKDLGMTTNDYNTGNTIFYVCFLVAELPSQLISKALGPDIFIPIQMCAWSIVAMCQAALKGKTSFFVTRALIGILEGGFIADLVLWLSYFFTSKELPVRLSWFWTTLSLVQIGTSLLAFGILRMRGVAGLEGWRWLFLLEGIITLIIGIAAFYLMVPSAVQTKNWMHPKGWFTDREEKIVVNRILRDDPTKGSMHNRQGITPKALWNSLTDYNLWPIYAIGVVAYIGTSTFGAYFTLMNKQLGFSTFNTNLLTIPQAVLHIILLLAITWFSEKVNDRAFVALIAPFYALPLIAIIRWWPGAGKNIWATYVLNTLYVGQPYIHAICVSWVSRNSNHVRTRSISSAVYNMFVQLGSIIASNIYRKDDLPLYKRGNMQLFFITLTLIPVLLLAKGYYVWQNKRRNKVWKAMTEEEKDAYRKTTKDEGAKRLDFRFSH